The stretch of DNA AGCATGTGTTCAAGTATTTCTTCTTCTACCATCCCCCAAAGGATATCCTCTACAGCCTCTATCGGGCACTGTAGCAGCTGAGTTATCTTTGTGGGATAGATTATGGTTACATTGTTATTAATTAAGATTTTAATAATACTCCGAATATCACGTTTAAGTTTATTCATCAAACTTCTTCCCTTTATTTAATTTGTAAATATCCGTTGTCTATGTTTCATGCGATAGCTGTCTTTGTCATGAATATTGATGATTTCGCATTTATGCACAAGCCTGTCCAATATTGCTGTTGTAATGGTCTGGGTCCCCAAGAAGCTCTCCCCAGTCTTCCGGTCCTTTGTTTGACGTGATTATTATAGAGGTTTGTCCGTAGAGCTTGTTCACTAATTGAAAAAAGAGGTTGGCTTCATTTTTTTCCATCGCCATAAACATCATCAGATCGTCAATGATAACCAAGTCAGAACTAACTATCCGTTTGATGCTGTTTCGGGATGCAGTTGTGATTTCTTGGGTTTTTAGCGTGTGTATTAAATCTGCCATGGTTATAAATCTTACTTTATAACCAGTGTTTATGGCTTCTATTCCTAAACCGACCGAAATATGCGACTTTCCATTATCGCAATTTTTCGATAATGGAAAGTCACATTTGTCCGTAGGGTTAGGCATCAAAGCCTGTTACGCAGGATTTAACGTTAAATTCTATACAGCTACAAATCTTGCAAACGAACTTGCGGAGGCAGTACAGTTCCACCGGCTGTCCAAACTAGAAAAAAGCCTGGCCAAAATTGACTTATTGATAATAGATGAGCTCAGTTACCTGACCTTTAACCGTTACCAATCTGAGATGCTTTTTCAGGTAATATCAGAGCGTTCTGAAAGGGCGAGTATTATTGTGACTACCAATCTTGAGTTCTCCAGGTGGACAGAGCTGTTTGAAAACGAAATAATGGTTGCAGCTTTAATTGACAGGTTGACATTCCGCTCACATGTACTGAACATGAATGTCAAAGAGTCCTACCGCTTAGAACAGACCTTATCAAAAGGAAACGAGGTTAAAGAAGAAACTATAGCAGATTAGTTAGTTATATACCACGTATAGACGGGCAGGGTAAAAAATAGGGATCGGCGTGGTAAATGCCATATGCAGTTGCAATACCTTCCTGGCCTGCCGGTTTGTTTCCGGGCCAAAAACAAAGGGGTGAGAATGACAGGTAACTTAATTCACAGCGGCTATCAGCCTAATACCCCATTTGTTCGGGTGAAAAAGCAGTGCAGAATCTGACGTCTTGTCGATGACGGGCAATACGACGGCAAGTACATGCTTTCCGATCAGTGGGCCAGGCACCCATACTATTCCGAGTGTCTTTACAAAAGGAGAGTGATTTATCGGTAGATACTTATAAAAACAGCCTAACCGGCTCCCGTCATACAGTAACAGGTCACGAAACCTGGCAATTGGCGAAGGACCGGGGGGCTATACAGGAACCGTGCACCATTTTTTTAGGTGCCGGTGCTATGCGGACATTGCCTACCCGTATCGGCCCTGTAAACCAGTCTGGTCAGGGATGTATTGCAAGTGCATATGGTGACTTATACGTCAACGATTGATCAAAGCGGCCTTACACCCCTGCCCGCTGCTTGGGTTGATTTTTTTAGCTTACCCTTACTCCTTATATTAAGCTGTGGACAGTGCCGTCCTGTGGACAACCCTACGGGTTGACGCACAGGGCTTGGATAACGCTTCGCGTTAACCACACTGCCCACAGCCACTACTACTTTTAAAAAAATAACCACCATAATCATTAAAACTAAATAAAAAAAAGCCCATGTTAAGAATCAACTGAACATTTTCATTACCCTGCTGGTATTAAGTTTTACAACATACCACCGGGAAAACTGAAGCATACTCGTTAGTAAGTGGATCAATATTTTCTCAGCGGTTTTCCAAAAGTGGCTCACTTTTTTCCCAGCGTTAGTGGCTCAACATTTTCCCAGCGAGTGGCTCACAATTCTCTTGACAATCGCAGGGTAAACCGCTTTATGTAAAAATGAAAGCAGTAGACAGAATTAACAAGGAAACTGCATTAGAATTTGCAAAACAGGCAATTTCAGAAGGATGCACAATTACAACAGATGGATTCACAGTGTATCCACAATTAAAATCTGAAGGATATACCCATGACCGGGTTATATCTTCTACCCCTGAAGCCGATGAAAAACTTCACTGGGTTCACGCTATTATTTCCAACGTTAAGGCTCTAATAATTGGTACATTTCATGGCCTTGATAAAAAGCATCTACAAGCTTATTTGGATGAGTTTTGCTATCGTTTCAATCGTAGAAAGTGGCGAAACCAGCTTTTCAACAGACTTTTACATGCATGTGTGTTGGGGTCTCTACACATAAAAATTTCTATATTACATTCCCTCTACAAAATCAGTTTATTT from Desulfoscipio gibsoniae DSM 7213 encodes:
- a CDS encoding ATP-binding protein; the protein is MPNPTDKCDFPLSKNCDNGKSHISVGLGIEAINTGYKVRFITMADLIHTLKTQEITTASRNSIKRIVSSDLVIIDDLMMFMAMEKNEANLFFQLVNKLYGQTSIIITSNKGPEDWGELLGDPDHYNSNIGQACA
- a CDS encoding ATP-binding protein; its protein translation is MSVGLGIKACYAGFNVKFYTATNLANELAEAVQFHRLSKLEKSLAKIDLLIIDELSYLTFNRYQSEMLFQVISERSERASIIVTTNLEFSRWTELFENEIMVAALIDRLTFRSHVLNMNVKESYRLEQTLSKGNEVKEETIAD